One Coffea arabica cultivar ET-39 chromosome 5e, Coffea Arabica ET-39 HiFi, whole genome shotgun sequence DNA segment encodes these proteins:
- the LOC140006522 gene encoding 1-aminocyclopropane-1-carboxylate oxidase 1-like: MENFPVINMKNLNGNKRASTMEHIKDACENWGFFELVNHGIPHEMMDTVERLTKGHYKKCMEQRFKELVASKALEGVQAEVTDMDWESTFFLRHLPVSNISQVPDLDDEYRTLMKEFAVRLEKLAEELLDLLCENLGLGKGYLKKAFYGSKGPNFGTKVSNYPPCPKPELIKGLRPHTDAGGIILLFQDDKVSGLQLLKGDQWVDVPPMKHSIVVNLGDQLEVITNGKYKSVLHRVIAQTDGNRMSLASFYNPGNDAVIYPAPAVLEKEAEERKEVYPKFVFDDYMKLYAGLKFQAKEPRFELMKNVEANVTMGPIATA; encoded by the exons ATGGAGAACTTCCCAGTAATCAACATGAAAAACCTCAATGGTAACAAGAGAGCTTCCACCATGGAGCATATAAAGGATGCTTGTGAAAACTGGGGTTTCTTTGAG TTGGTGAACCATGGAATCCCACACGAGATGATGGACACAGTTGAAAGATTGACAAAAGGTCATTACAAGAAATGCATGGAGCAAAGGTTCAAGGAGTTGGTGGCAAGCAAGGCTTTAGAGGGTGTACAAGCAGAGGTTACGGATATGGATTGGGAGAGCACATTTTTCTTGCGCCACCTTCCTGTCTCAAACATTTCACAAGTCCCTGATCTAGATGATGAATACAG GACCCTCATGAAGGAGTTTGCTGTAAGATTAGAAAAATTGGCTGAAGAACTTCTTGATTTACTATGTGAAAATCTTGGTCTTGGGAAGGGCTATTTGAAGAAAGCCTTTTATGGTTCAAAAGGTCCCAATTTTGGCACCAAGGTTAGCAACTACCCTCCATGTCCCAAGCCAGAATTGATTAAGGGACTTCGACCACACACTGATGCTGGTGGGATTATCTTGCTTTTCCAAGATGATAAAGTaagtggtctacaactcctcaaGGGTGATCAATGGGTTGATGTCCCTCCAATGAAGCACTCTATTGTGGTCAACCTTGGTGACCAACTCGAG GTGATTACCAATGGAAAATACAAAAGTGTGCTCCACCGAGTCATAGCTCAAACAGATGGAAATAGGATGTCACTTGCTTCATTCTACAATCCAGGCAATGATGCAGTTATTTATCCAGCACCAGCAGTACTGGAAAAAGaagcagaagaaagaaaagaagtctACCCAAAATTTGTTTTTGATGACTACATGAAACTGTATGCTGGACTTAAATTCCAGGCCAAAGAGCCAAGATTTGAACTCATGAAGAACGTGGAAGCCAATGTTACCATGGGTCCAATTGCAACTGCCTAG
- the LOC140006989 gene encoding uncharacterized protein, protein MKIPHINPGCPRMKCSSSESLALDFQSPTGVGSTMENSDLLKKTIDPLNTAASLALDTVGSSDVIPLSSSTKVMNITDWFSLGNSFASDTIASSDHPTPVSSSSTVTIHSHFRVGTSLGCRWREGYGRMLWFEDTEEEEEAAKSSGCVLPYLPSG, encoded by the exons ATGAAAATCCCTCATATAAACCCCGGATGCCCCCGGATGAAG TGCTCGAGTTCTGAATCATTGGCGTTGGATTTTCAATCGCCGACCGGTGTTGGTTCCACTATGGAGAACTCGGACTTACTTAAG AAAACAATTGATCCATTGAATACGGCAGCTTCACTTGCATTGGATACTGTTGGTTCATCTGATGTCATACCTCTGTCGTCAAGTACGAAAGTCATG AATATTACTGACTGGTTTAGTCTTGGAAATTCATTTGCATCGGACACTATTGCTTCATCTGATCACCCAACTCCTGTGTCCTCAAGTTCTACAGTTACG ATTCACTCTCATTTCAGGGTTGGCACGAGCTTGGGTTGTCGGTGGCGTGAAGGATACGGTAGAATGTTATGGTTTGAAGacacagaagaagaagaagaagctgcTAAGTCCTCCGGCTGCGTCCTACCATATCTCCCCAGTGGCTGA